A window from Candidatus Lernaella stagnicola encodes these proteins:
- a CDS encoding FAD-dependent oxidoreductase, with amino-acid sequence MAKNRAQRFPQPSGSQERLEPRKHAAVVGGGLAGVAAAVVLAERGASVTLIEREGYLGGRVGGWTDRLASGEAFEMERGFHAFFRQYYNLRELLKRIDPDGRSLTPLADYPIFGPDGSVESFEKLPRKAPWNVMRLVMRTPHMTFGDVMRSNRTAALEMLKYDPVATYRKFDAGTAREYLDSLNFPLQARRMLFDVFSHSFFNPEERMSAGELLMMFHFYFLGNEEGLIFDVLNEAFSDSLWRPFARYLQSLGVQIRLETTATEVTRREDGGWRVGTGNDTAIDADAVVLAVTASALQEIVTASPTLDDGEWRARVDGLALTLPFAVWRVWLDKPAISGRHPFVGTAGLGLLDNISLFELFEGESRRWALRAGGSVVELHAYAVPDERDEASIKAEFLEYLHELYPETQKVAILEERFLLRQDCPAFAPGSHATRPTVETPFDGLALAGDFVRLPIPSALMERATASGFMAANRLLASWDVRGEAVWSISRRGLFANADS; translated from the coding sequence ATGGCGAAAAATCGCGCGCAACGCTTTCCCCAACCCAGTGGATCGCAGGAACGGCTTGAACCACGCAAACATGCGGCCGTGGTAGGCGGCGGCTTGGCGGGCGTGGCGGCGGCCGTCGTGCTGGCCGAGCGCGGCGCGTCGGTCACGTTGATCGAGCGGGAAGGCTACCTCGGTGGGCGGGTAGGGGGTTGGACCGACCGCTTGGCGAGCGGCGAAGCCTTCGAGATGGAGCGGGGTTTTCACGCCTTTTTTCGCCAGTATTACAACTTACGCGAACTGCTCAAACGCATTGATCCGGATGGGCGCAGCCTCACGCCGCTGGCGGATTATCCAATTTTCGGGCCGGACGGCTCGGTGGAGAGCTTTGAGAAATTGCCGCGCAAGGCACCATGGAATGTGATGCGTCTGGTGATGCGCACGCCGCACATGACTTTCGGCGACGTGATGCGTTCCAACAGAACGGCCGCGTTGGAGATGCTGAAATACGATCCGGTTGCGACTTATCGCAAGTTCGACGCGGGCACGGCGCGGGAGTACCTCGACTCCCTGAATTTCCCGCTGCAGGCGCGACGCATGTTGTTTGATGTGTTCTCGCACTCGTTTTTCAATCCGGAAGAACGCATGTCGGCGGGCGAACTGCTGATGATGTTCCACTTCTACTTTCTCGGCAACGAAGAAGGCTTGATTTTCGACGTGCTCAACGAGGCGTTCTCCGATTCGTTGTGGCGGCCGTTCGCGCGTTATTTGCAGTCGCTGGGCGTGCAGATTCGTCTCGAAACGACGGCAACGGAGGTCACACGGCGGGAAGACGGTGGGTGGCGCGTCGGGACCGGAAACGACACGGCCATCGACGCCGACGCCGTCGTACTAGCCGTGACAGCGTCGGCGCTGCAGGAAATTGTCACCGCGTCGCCGACGCTGGATGACGGGGAGTGGCGCGCGCGGGTGGACGGCCTTGCACTCACGCTGCCCTTTGCGGTGTGGCGTGTGTGGCTGGACAAGCCCGCGATTTCGGGTCGTCATCCTTTTGTGGGTACAGCCGGACTTGGCTTGCTCGACAACATCTCGCTTTTCGAGTTGTTCGAGGGTGAAAGTCGCCGGTGGGCTTTGCGTGCGGGCGGTTCCGTGGTGGAACTGCATGCTTATGCGGTTCCCGATGAGCGCGACGAGGCGTCGATCAAAGCGGAGTTTTTGGAATACCTGCACGAACTGTATCCGGAGACCCAGAAGGTCGCGATTCTGGAAGAACGATTTCTGCTGCGACAGGATTGCCCGGCCTTCGCCCCCGGCAGTCACGCGACCCGGCCGACCGTGGAAACACCCTTCGACGGGCTGGCGCTGGCGGGCGATTTCGTGCGCCTGCCGATCCCGAGCGCGCTGATGGAGCGGGCGACGGCGTCGGGCTTTATGGCGGCTAACCGGTTACTCGCAAGCTGGGACGTGCGAGGTGAGGCGGTGTGGTC
- a CDS encoding SRPBCC family protein translates to MLFGAGNSRKWIALLVLTTLAWVTTATARQPSSRDVKTHKDHGVYQLEIDIEVPPDFLYPYLIYEDRIARWQKDDTVSVTFPDGLEPRIGKHIRVAIEAPTDPWFMMEIIKLDRPHEVRTEFVDGVLRGDFAYLLEPTEAGTRFVHEMRIKAVGTLTTIVWEMFGKHMHRQKMKSFMAKIKEIVEADYSARVTDDVADEIE, encoded by the coding sequence ATGCTTTTCGGCGCTGGGAATTCGAGGAAGTGGATCGCTTTACTTGTGCTGACGACGTTGGCATGGGTGACGACCGCGACGGCGCGGCAGCCGTCATCCCGCGATGTGAAGACGCATAAAGACCACGGCGTGTACCAGCTGGAGATCGACATCGAGGTCCCGCCGGACTTTTTGTATCCGTATCTGATTTATGAAGATCGAATTGCTCGTTGGCAGAAGGACGACACCGTTTCGGTGACATTCCCCGATGGTTTGGAACCGCGGATCGGCAAGCACATCCGGGTGGCGATCGAGGCGCCGACGGACCCCTGGTTCATGATGGAGATCATCAAGCTCGACCGGCCGCATGAAGTGCGCACGGAGTTTGTCGACGGGGTTTTGCGCGGCGACTTCGCCTACTTGTTGGAACCGACCGAGGCGGGGACGCGCTTCGTGCACGAGATGCGCATCAAAGCGGTGGGAACACTCACGACGATCGTGTGGGAGATGTTCGGCAAGCACATGCATCGCCAGAAAATGAAGTCATTCATGGCGAAGATCAAGGAAATCGTCGAGGCCGATTACAGCGCTCGAGTGACGGACGATGTGGCGGACGAGATCGAGTGA
- a CDS encoding SRPBCC family protein, with amino-acid sequence MTRNEIKIAAPPEFVFPYLTEGDKIAQWSRDDRLKIRFPRGKEARVGMQVHFTIKLPTDPSWLVEIRALDAPHEMRTDITEGIFRGTISFLLAETKASGTRLVHEAVIEPQGAFMRYAWKKIGHQIHRNKMEEVMGRIKNLVEEEWRRSGQAAPSG; translated from the coding sequence TTGACGCGAAACGAGATCAAAATCGCTGCACCTCCGGAATTCGTGTTTCCGTACCTGACCGAGGGCGACAAGATCGCTCAGTGGAGTCGTGACGACCGGCTGAAGATCCGTTTCCCACGGGGCAAGGAAGCGCGGGTCGGCATGCAGGTTCACTTTACGATTAAGCTGCCGACCGATCCGTCGTGGCTGGTGGAGATCAGGGCGCTGGACGCGCCGCACGAGATGCGCACCGATATTACCGAGGGGATTTTTCGCGGCACCATTTCTTTTTTACTTGCCGAAACGAAGGCGTCGGGAACCCGGCTCGTGCATGAGGCCGTGATCGAGCCGCAAGGCGCGTTCATGCGATACGCCTGGAAGAAGATCGGACACCAGATTCATCGGAACAAAATGGAAGAGGTCATGGGGCGTATCAAGAACTTGGTGGAAGAAGAATGGCGGCGATCCGGTCAAGCCGCGCCCTCGGGATAA
- the pepF gene encoding oligoendopeptidase F: MTRLYKVRFTAFVLVVLLVFAAVSVAKERTGIPDEFKWDVTALFPSLDAFQQEKDAFAQDIKSLGAYQGKLHRPAKRLGEALDLYYSLELRMRHMESYTSRLADQDAQVAQNKALQSQISSLRARFEEAASFIDPEIVAMGERKIERLIRRRPELENYAFPLREKLRKQKHILSPEEERILAAAGDVADAGYYTYNIFANADLPFPTVTLADGSQIKLTYSNFNKVRRGLDPGDRKMAFETIFGLYGQFKRTIAEMLQSQLKSYRFFAKMRGYDSSLEMSMDDDHIPTAIYHSLIEAAHRNLPTFHRYLKLKAKALGKEKLHYYDMYLPFTEDVTIDVTWERAESLLLEALQPLGDEYINTVRSAFRNGWIDVYPNDGKDSGAYASGWAYGTHPYILMNYTGSYQEALTLAHEMGHAMHSNYSNAAQPFPTSYYSTFTAEVASTFNENLLNDLMLTRVKNEDERLYLLGNFLDGTIKGTFFRQIQFAEFELMMHEAIAKGEALTGEKLNKMFLDLARKYYGHDEGIVEVPEIVGAEWSVVPHFYYNFYVYQYATSVAAASVLSQKVIAKEPGALEAYYDNLLKAGGSDHPVNLLQRAGADMTKPAAYDALMERANRYMDALEEILAARGN; this comes from the coding sequence ATGACTCGTCTATACAAGGTACGCTTCACGGCGTTTGTGCTCGTTGTTCTGTTGGTTTTCGCGGCGGTTTCCGTCGCCAAAGAGCGCACGGGAATCCCCGACGAATTCAAGTGGGACGTCACCGCGCTTTTCCCTTCATTAGACGCTTTCCAACAGGAAAAAGACGCGTTTGCGCAGGATATTAAGTCCCTTGGCGCCTACCAAGGCAAACTGCACCGTCCGGCCAAACGCCTGGGCGAAGCGCTCGACCTTTACTACAGCCTCGAACTGCGCATGCGCCACATGGAATCTTACACCTCGCGTCTGGCCGACCAAGACGCGCAGGTCGCCCAAAACAAGGCTCTGCAATCGCAGATCAGCTCGCTGCGCGCCCGGTTCGAGGAAGCCGCGTCCTTCATCGATCCTGAAATCGTCGCGATGGGCGAGCGGAAAATCGAACGCCTCATTCGCCGGCGGCCGGAACTCGAAAACTACGCGTTTCCCTTGCGTGAAAAACTCCGCAAGCAAAAGCACATTCTCTCGCCCGAAGAAGAACGCATCCTGGCCGCCGCGGGCGACGTCGCCGACGCCGGTTACTACACGTACAACATATTCGCCAACGCCGATTTGCCCTTCCCGACCGTCACCCTGGCCGACGGTTCGCAGATCAAGCTGACGTACTCCAACTTCAACAAAGTGCGCCGCGGCCTGGATCCCGGCGATCGCAAAATGGCCTTCGAAACCATTTTCGGCCTCTATGGCCAATTCAAGCGCACCATCGCCGAAATGCTCCAATCGCAACTAAAATCCTACCGCTTTTTCGCCAAGATGCGCGGCTACGATTCCAGCCTCGAAATGTCGATGGACGACGACCACATCCCGACGGCGATCTACCACAGCCTGATCGAGGCCGCGCACCGCAATCTGCCGACCTTCCATCGTTACCTGAAACTCAAAGCCAAGGCCCTCGGCAAGGAAAAGCTGCACTACTACGACATGTACTTACCCTTCACCGAGGACGTCACCATCGACGTCACCTGGGAGCGCGCCGAATCGCTGCTGCTCGAAGCCCTGCAACCCTTGGGCGACGAGTATATCAACACCGTGCGCTCCGCCTTCCGCAACGGCTGGATCGACGTCTACCCCAACGACGGCAAAGACTCCGGCGCCTACGCCAGCGGTTGGGCGTACGGCACCCACCCCTACATCCTGATGAACTATACCGGCTCGTATCAAGAAGCCCTCACCCTGGCGCACGAAATGGGCCACGCGATGCATTCCAATTATTCCAATGCCGCGCAGCCCTTCCCGACTTCGTACTACTCGACCTTTACCGCCGAAGTGGCTTCGACCTTCAACGAGAATCTGCTCAACGACCTGATGCTCACCCGCGTGAAGAACGAGGATGAACGCCTCTACCTGCTCGGCAACTTCCTCGACGGCACGATCAAGGGCACCTTCTTCCGGCAAATTCAATTCGCGGAATTCGAGTTGATGATGCACGAAGCAATCGCCAAAGGAGAGGCGCTGACCGGCGAAAAGCTGAACAAGATGTTCCTCGACCTAGCGCGCAAGTACTACGGTCACGACGAGGGTATCGTGGAAGTGCCCGAGATCGTGGGCGCCGAATGGTCCGTCGTGCCGCACTTCTACTACAACTTCTACGTCTACCAGTACGCCACGAGCGTCGCTGCGGCCAGCGTGTTGTCGCAAAAGGTGATCGCCAAAGAACCGGGCGCGCTCGAAGCGTATTATGACAACCTGCTGAAAGCCGGCGGCTCGGATCACCCGGTCAACCTGCTCCAACGCGCCGGCGCCGATATGACCAAGCCGGCCGCGTACGACGCCCTCATGGAGCGGGCCAATCGCTACATGGACGCCCTGGAGGAAATACTGGCCGCCCGCGGTAACTGA